A DNA window from Pseudomonas wuhanensis contains the following coding sequences:
- a CDS encoding heavy metal translocating P-type ATPase, translating into MFSKWLDPVLLLLTTLTLLAGGIAQVAQKSDWASICWAAGSLVMALVLLVEIVRRLARREAGVDLIALLSIAAALFFQQTLVAAVIALMLASGRILEFFTQQRAERELRALVDRAPRVAWLQENGNLRQIPVEQIQPHQTLLVRLGEVVPVDGRLLSPTAILDESALTGESLPVTRREGELVPSGVTNVGAPVLLTATRTAAQSTYAGVVRLAEAARQSRAPFVRLADRYALFFIPLTLLIAGIAWYMSGDSLRALAVLVVATPCPLILAVPISIMSGISRAARRGILIKDGVTLEALAEVKQVFLDKTGTLTSGHARLQSIETNGALDPRRLLGLAASLAQASTHPISQAIVEAACQRGLPLSVPQAVEESPGAGLCGLIDGLRVRFGTLSFVQNESPVGDWAATMLRRMDYLACSGSFVEVEGALAGLLIFSDKLRRETPLTLRRLRNRGIERIVMLTGDRVETAEMIALSAGIDELRAGLSPGDKVRAVQDACLHASTLMVGDGINDAPALAAANVGVAMGASGATASAQAAGVVLLVDRLDRLVEALDIARQTRHIARQGVLAGMGMSVLAMGVAAFGYLPPLVGAVVQEGIDVVIIFNALRALGPLPGLRQRKLAAEHIDHLQDEHDQLASVLSDLHQLASDFAQRPLEQAQSDLLALVKNLQESLVRHERDDENTLYPLLTQSLPGEDPMSAMSHVHREIFRLIHLLARMSTDFSADPATASVDEIQHQLIRLDTLVRLHFDQEEELFRYLDKR; encoded by the coding sequence ATGTTCAGTAAGTGGCTGGACCCGGTTTTATTGCTGCTCACCACCCTGACCCTCCTGGCCGGGGGCATTGCGCAGGTGGCTCAAAAGTCTGACTGGGCATCGATTTGCTGGGCCGCTGGCAGTCTGGTGATGGCCCTGGTGCTGCTCGTCGAGATTGTCAGGCGCCTGGCCCGGCGCGAGGCGGGTGTGGACCTGATCGCTCTGCTGTCGATTGCCGCCGCATTATTTTTTCAGCAGACGCTGGTGGCGGCGGTGATTGCCTTGATGCTGGCGTCGGGGCGTATCCTGGAGTTCTTCACCCAACAACGCGCCGAACGCGAACTACGTGCACTGGTCGACCGTGCGCCACGCGTTGCCTGGCTACAGGAGAACGGCAATTTACGGCAGATTCCGGTCGAGCAGATCCAGCCACATCAGACACTGCTTGTGCGCCTGGGGGAGGTGGTGCCGGTCGACGGTCGTTTACTCAGCCCCACGGCGATTCTCGACGAGTCGGCGCTCACCGGCGAGTCATTGCCGGTCACCCGCCGGGAAGGAGAGCTAGTGCCCAGCGGGGTGACCAATGTCGGCGCGCCAGTGCTGCTGACTGCCACTCGAACCGCAGCGCAGAGCACCTACGCCGGGGTAGTGCGCCTGGCTGAAGCCGCACGGCAATCGCGCGCGCCTTTCGTGCGTTTGGCCGACCGTTACGCGTTGTTCTTCATACCGCTGACATTGCTGATTGCCGGCATCGCCTGGTACATGAGTGGCGACTCTTTGCGCGCGCTGGCGGTTCTGGTGGTGGCCACGCCTTGCCCGTTGATCCTGGCCGTGCCGATTTCGATCATGTCAGGTATTTCCAGGGCGGCGCGGCGCGGGATTTTGATCAAGGACGGCGTCACCCTGGAAGCGCTGGCCGAGGTCAAGCAAGTGTTTCTCGACAAGACCGGCACGTTGACCAGCGGTCACGCCCGTCTGCAGTCAATCGAGACCAACGGAGCGCTCGATCCGCGGCGTCTGCTGGGCCTGGCCGCTTCGCTGGCACAGGCCTCGACGCACCCCATCTCCCAGGCCATTGTCGAGGCCGCCTGTCAGCGTGGATTGCCGCTCAGCGTGCCGCAGGCGGTCGAGGAAAGCCCGGGCGCTGGTCTTTGCGGATTGATCGATGGCCTGCGGGTGCGTTTCGGCACGTTGTCCTTTGTTCAAAATGAGTCACCGGTTGGCGACTGGGCCGCCACCATGCTGCGCCGCATGGATTACCTGGCGTGCAGCGGCAGCTTCGTTGAAGTGGAGGGGGCGCTCGCGGGCCTGCTGATTTTCTCGGACAAACTGCGTCGGGAAACCCCGCTGACCCTGCGCCGACTGCGCAACAGAGGCATCGAGCGGATCGTCATGCTCACGGGTGACCGTGTGGAAACCGCCGAGATGATTGCCTTGTCGGCCGGGATCGACGAGTTGCGTGCCGGGTTGAGTCCTGGGGACAAGGTGCGTGCGGTACAGGATGCCTGCCTGCACGCCAGCACGCTGATGGTCGGTGATGGCATCAACGATGCTCCCGCACTGGCGGCAGCGAATGTCGGGGTGGCCATGGGGGCGAGCGGTGCCACGGCGTCCGCGCAAGCAGCGGGTGTGGTGCTGCTGGTGGATCGTCTGGATCGTCTGGTCGAGGCGTTGGACATCGCCCGTCAGACTCGCCACATCGCCCGTCAAGGTGTATTGGCCGGCATGGGCATGTCGGTGCTGGCCATGGGGGTAGCCGCCTTCGGCTACCTGCCGCCGCTGGTTGGTGCCGTGGTGCAGGAGGGCATCGACGTGGTGATCATCTTCAATGCCTTGCGTGCATTGGGGCCTTTGCCAGGTCTGCGCCAACGCAAGCTGGCCGCCGAGCATATCGATCACCTGCAAGACGAACACGACCAGCTCGCTTCGGTACTGAGCGATCTGCACCAACTGGCAAGCGACTTCGCCCAGCGCCCCCTCGAGCAAGCGCAGAGCGACTTGCTGGCGCTGGTAAAAAATCTGCAAGAATCGCTGGTCCGCCATGAACGGGACGACGAAAACACCCTGTACCCACTGTTGACGCAAAGCCTGCCCGGCGAGGACCCCATGTCGGCGATGAGCCACGTCCACCGCGAGATCTTTCGCCTGATCCATTTACTGGCGCGCATGAGCACGGATTTCAGTGCCGACCCGGCGACAGCTTCTGTCGATGAGATACAGCATCAGTTGATCCGCCTGGATACCCTCGTGCGGCTGCACTTCGATCAGGAGGAGGAGCTTTTTCGTTACCTTGATAAGCGCTGA
- the fnr gene encoding fumarate/nitrate reduction transcriptional regulator Fnr, with the protein MTEVRLLQGQHLKAACSNCSALEFCLPFGLNTQELERLDKLILQRFKVRKGAPLYRAGDPLRLLYAIRIGSFKTSVLSLDGREQVTGFQLPGEMLGLDAISADEHTCNAFALEDSEVCPIHFSQLEKLARELPALQHNLNRFLSREIVRDHDLLMMLGNMNSDERLAAFLLNLSQRLSMRGYSSSEFILKMRRDEIGSYLGLRLETICRGIAHLREQELVEIAGREVKVLNMHGLKQLVVGCHSAVLH; encoded by the coding sequence ATGACTGAAGTCCGCCTGCTTCAGGGTCAACACCTCAAGGCTGCCTGTTCCAATTGCAGTGCATTAGAGTTTTGCCTGCCTTTTGGTCTCAACACACAGGAACTCGAGCGCCTGGACAAGCTGATTTTGCAACGGTTCAAGGTCAGGAAAGGCGCCCCCCTCTACCGCGCGGGCGATCCCTTGCGCTTGCTGTATGCGATCCGTATCGGCTCATTCAAGACCAGTGTGCTGTCGCTCGATGGCCGCGAGCAGGTCACCGGGTTCCAGCTGCCCGGCGAGATGCTCGGCCTGGACGCCATCAGCGCCGATGAGCACACCTGTAATGCGTTTGCCCTGGAGGACAGTGAAGTCTGCCCCATCCATTTTTCTCAGCTGGAAAAACTCGCCCGGGAGCTGCCGGCACTGCAACACAACCTGAACAGGTTTCTGAGCCGTGAAATCGTCCGCGATCACGATCTGCTGATGATGTTGGGCAACATGAACTCGGATGAGCGCCTGGCCGCCTTTCTGCTGAACCTGTCGCAGCGCTTGAGCATGCGTGGCTACTCATCCAGCGAATTCATACTCAAGATGCGGCGCGACGAAATAGGCTCCTACCTGGGGTTGCGCCTGGAAACCATCTGCCGGGGTATCGCTCATCTGCGGGAACAGGAATTGGTGGAAATAGCCGGCCGTGAAGTCAAGGTGCTGAACATGCACGGGCTCAAGCAGCTGGTCGTAGGTTGCCATTCGGCGGTCCTCCACTGA